A single window of Ischnura elegans chromosome 8, ioIscEleg1.1, whole genome shotgun sequence DNA harbors:
- the LOC124163869 gene encoding anamorsin homolog, whose translation MDSVKGGDKVLVLWASTIAPERLEKLVNDLQDRVGASGKVCVENIDRLSLSSHPQSSFDVVSSGLVFPPTVIHDTDLLGLCLKLLKPQGVMIVRESTVLKEGGKALRTADKLSSALKISGFTEVRPAVKVDLSEEEFKKVQEVLDTNEDIIISEIVCKKPNFEVGASSQLSFAKNMVSKKTPDVSAVWKLDDTVDDDIETINADDLLDEEDLKKPDPSSLKVCGTTGKRKACKNCSCGLAEELEAEKGLNAPKQESKTSACGNCYLGDAFRCASCPYLGMPAFKPGEKIQLTDRQLKADA comes from the exons ATGGATAGCGTGAAAGGAGGTGATAAGGTACTTGTTTTATGGGCGTCGACAATCGCTCCTGAGCGGTTGGAGAAGCTAGTCAATGATCTTCAAGATCGAGTTGGTGCTTCAGGAAAAGTTTGCGTGGAAAATATTGATAGATTGTCTTTAA GCTCTCATCCTCAGTCATCCTTTGACGTCGTGTCATCTGGTCTCGTATTTCCCCCAACTGTGATTCATGACACGGACCTCTTGGGTCTCTGTCTCAAGCTACTTAAACCACAGGGAGTTATGATTGTAAGGGAATCAACTGTCTTGAAAGAAGGAGGAAAAGCCTTGAGGACTGCCGATAAACTTAGTTCTGCGTTGAAAATAAGTGGTTTTACTGAAGTAAGGCCAGCTGTCAAAGTTGATCTTAGcgaagaagaatttaaaaaagtgcAGGAGGTTTTGGACACAAACGAAGACATCATAATTTCTGAGATAGTCTGCAAGAAACCGAACTTCGAG GTTGGAGCCTCATCACAGCTATCTTTTGCTAAGAATATGGTCTCGAAAAAGACTCCCGACGTTTCGGCTGTATGGAAGTTGGATGATACTGTGGATGATGATATTGAGACAATCAATGCTGATGATTTACTCGATGAAGAGGACTTGAAGAAGCCAGACCCATCCTCACTAAAAG TTTGTGGTACTACTGGGAAGAGGAAAGCGTGTAAAAACTGTTCGTGTGGGTTGGCTGAGGAGTTGGAGGCTGAAAAGGGACTTAATGCACCCAAACAGGAATCAAAGACGTCGGCTTGTGGAAAT TGTTACCTAGGTGATGCCTTTCGGTGTGCTAGCTGTCCATACCTTGGAATGCCTGCCTTTAAGCCTGGAGAGAAAATTCAGCTGACTGACAGACAATTGAAAGCAGATGCATAA